The following coding sequences are from one Diabrotica virgifera virgifera chromosome 2, PGI_DIABVI_V3a window:
- the LOC126880381 gene encoding glycosaminoglycan xylosylkinase homolog: protein MFRQKTILLLAVLLLIIFFITTNYLLVTLPTESEVKISLSVEDLIYKELQNLPVSYKYQSKSNEENLSIYSNFKSITKQGEDKIERLWQIANSWVNNTQLLDINSPYVGDILLALQHTKIIQADIDPRGTQLKLLLTLQGNQQVIFKPKWYDRTKIVEGPVYAGKDRYNSEIIAFYLSVILNHPLCPISVERIISLKEDILPVATKRLHDTTIIKNNKTCIYGKCFYCSINDPICDDENSSLLGAVIFNFKASLLNHRSPWQRTYKKGKNAVWQEFPESYCKIVEHKISRKRLYDLIDISLFDFIIQNGDRHHYETLDNTVLWLDNGKGLGNPFKHHIDILAPLYQCCIMRKSTMKNLMNLTGGRLTEKLQKMPNIKNLITTDHLQAMEDRLLIIFATIEYCKKYKKSQA, encoded by the exons ATGTTTCGGCAAAAAACTATTCTATTATTAGCGGTATTGTTACTAATTATCTTTTTTATAACAACTAATTATCTTCTTGTTACTTTACCTACAGAAAGTGAGGTTAAAATAAGTTTATCTGTAGAAGATTTGATATATAAAGAGCTCCAAAATTTACCAGTCTCTTATAAATACCAATCCAAAAGTAATGAAGAAAACTTAAGTATATATTCCAATTTCAAAAGTATTACAAAACAAGGTGAAGACAAAATAGAAAGGTTATGGCAAATAGCCAATTCTTGGGTAAACAATACACAACTATTAGACATTAACAGTCCTTATGTAGGAGATATTTTGTTGGCCTTACAACATACTAAAATTATCCAAGCCGATATTGATCCCAGAGGAACCCAACTTAAATTATTGCTTACATTACag ggAAACCAACAAGTCATATTTAAACCAAAATGGTATGACAGAACAAAAATTGTTGAGGGACCTGTTTATGCAGGAAAGGATAGATATAACTCTGAAATCATAGCTTTTTATCTCTCAGTTATTTTAAACCATCCATTATGTCCAATAAGTGTAGAAAGAATAATATCGTTAAAGGAGGATATTTTGCCTGTAGCAACCAAGAGATTACATGACACtactataattaaaaataataaaacttgTATATATGGGAAATGTTTCTATTGTAGCATTAATGATCCCATATGTGATGATGAAAACTCGTCTCTATTAGGGGctgtgatatttaattttaaggcTAGTTTACTAAACCACAGGTCACCATGGCAGCGGACATATAAAAAAGGCAAAAATGCTGTATGGCAAGAGTTTCCTGAGAGTTATTGCAA aattgTTGAACATAAGATATCTAGAAAACGTTTATATGACTTAATAGATATTTCtctatttgattttattattcaaaatggAGATAGGCATCACTATGAAACTCTCGACAATACTGTGTTATGGTTAGATAATGGAAAAGGGTTGGGAAATCCTTTTAAACACCATATTGATATTTTGGCGCCTCTATATCAATGTTGCAT AATGAGAAAATCAACAATGAAAAATCTAATGAATTTGACGGGAGGAAGGCTTACAGAGAAATTACAAAAAATGCCCAACATTAAAAACTTAATAACAACCGATCACCTTCAAGCAATGGAAGACAGACTTCTGATCATTTTTGCAACTATTGAATATtgtaaaaagtataaaaaatcgCAGGCTTAA